A genomic segment from Triticum dicoccoides isolate Atlit2015 ecotype Zavitan chromosome 1A, WEW_v2.0, whole genome shotgun sequence encodes:
- the LOC119274214 gene encoding uncharacterized protein LOC119274214, whose product MKVLESRIDNISSLGESKCERQQEPSKGSYPVEDDVLARLRILKSRPDYITSLGLESSNHQLDTSIHASDEVHEMFARLKVLESRIDKISPLGDNKCEQQEKGSEGLYPVEDAVLARLQILKSCADNTSLGLESNKQQLNASTDISDEVEDVIMARLEILKSHPDVEASSIEAVEGVEHPCAVGLRVSSHQLLPSPAAVFEKTTLLSATEPLEVTGETPAILISSSNKAPPLCRLKDAPSVMEKDHSGLAEEALHSAPLLSVPQEAGGLAQKTAKAKRHPHGPTPRRFRLPSTVKIKCPISE is encoded by the coding sequence ATGAAAGTTCTGGAATCCCGTATTGATAATATAAGCTCTTTGGGTGAGAGTAAGTGTGAGAGGCAGCAAGAACCTAGCAAGGGATCATACCCCGTTGAAGATGATGTTTTGGCGAGGCTGAGAATTTTGAAGTCCCGCCCTGATTACATAACCTCGTTGGGTTTGGAAAGCAGCAACCATCAGCTAGACACAAGTATACATGCATCAGATGAGGTTCATGAAATGTTTGCTCGATTGAAAGTTTTGGAGTCCCGCATTGACAAAATAAGCCCTTTGGGTGACAACAAGTGTGAACAGCAGGAAAAAGGaagtgagggattatatccagtcgAAGATGCTGTTTTGGCGAGGCTACAAATTTTGAAGTCCTGTGCTGATAATACTTCTCTGGGTCTGGAAAGCAACAAACAGCAGCTAAATGCAAGCACGGACATATCAGATGAGGTTGAAGATGTTATTATGGCCAGGCTGGAAATTTTGAAGTCCCATCCAGATGTGGAGGCATCCTCCATTGAGGCTGTTGAAGGTGTGGAGCACCCTTGTGCTGTGGGGCTGCGAGTCTCTAGTCACCAGTTACTTCCATCGCCTGCTGCAGTGTTCGAGAAAACAACATTGCTATCGGCTACCGAACCACTAGAGGTCACTGGAGAGACTCCAGCCATCCTGATCTCGTCGTCTAACAAAGCACCACCTTTGTGTAGACTTAAAGATGCACCTTCAGTGATGGAGAAAGATCATTCAGGGTTGGCAGAGGAAGCTCTGCATTCTGCGCCGTTGTTAAGTGTGCCCCAAGAAGCCGGGGGCTTGGCACAAAAGACTGCAAAAGCTAAGCGCCATCCGCACGGGCCTACGCCAAGAAGATTTCGTCTTCCTTCCACCGTCAAAATAAAGTGTCCCATCTCAGAGTAG